ACAACAACTGCAAACACTCTCGAACCGCCGCGTACGTCGGTCGGCGTAATTGGCTGGCTAAGAAAGAATTTGTTCAGCACGTGGTACAACTCGCTCGTCACTCTCGTGATGGGCTGGTTCCTCTATGCCATCGTGAGCGGATTGATCGGCTGGACGATCACAAGCGCGCGCTGGGATGTCGTCACCGCGAACATTCGCCTGTTTATGATCGGACCGTACCCGCCCGATCAAGTAAATCGCGTGTGGATCGCGTTGACGCTGGTCTCGGCGCTGATGGGCGTGACCGGCAGCGTGTGGGGCGGCACGCTGCGGACATTTGCGATCTCGTACGCCGCCGGAGTCGCGACGTTGCTCGTCGTAGCGTTCATCGCGTTTCCGATCAGCGAAGGATTTGTCTGGCTCGGCGCGAATCTCGCGCTCGCGATTGTCGGCTTTGTCCTGGGACGCGGACACACCAAGTGGCGCACGCCACTCGTCGGGTTGTGGCTCGCGTCGTTCGTCGCAACGCTCGTGCTGTTGCAGGGATTTGCCAGTGTAAGTTGGCTGCCCGAAGTTTCGACGAGTCGCTGGGGCGGTTTGCTGTTGACGTTCATGCTCGCGCTCGTCAGCATCGTGCTATCGTTTCCGCTCGGCGTATTGCTCGCGCTGGGACGGCGCAGTGCGTTGCCGGCGATCAGGTGGTTTAGCATCTTCTACATCGAACTCGTGCGCGGCGTACCGCTCATCACGATCTTGTTCATGACGCAAATTATGTTGCCGCTCTTTTTGCCGACCGACGTGCGGATTGACAACGTGGTGCGCGCGATGGCTGGGTTTACATTGTTCACCGCCGCGTACATGGCGGAGAATGTGCGCGGCGGTTTGCAAGCGATTCCCGGCGGGCAGGTCGAAGCCGCGCACGCGCTCGGCTTGAGCAACATGCTCGTGACGTTGTTCATCGTTTTGCCGCAAGCGTTGCGCATGGTCATTCCCGCGATTGTCGGCTTGTTTATTTCGCTGTTCAAAGATACAACGCTCGTCCTCATCGTCGGCTTGCTCGACTTGCTCGGCGTGGGACGGAGCGTGCTCGCGCAGCCGCAATTCCTGGGTCTGCAAACCGAAGTGTACATGTTCGTCGCCGCGGTCTTTTTCCTCTTTAGTTACGCAATGTCGTTCGCGAGTTATCGGTTGGAAGAAGCGCTCGGCGTAGGAAAGCGTTAAAGACAAAAGGATGAAGGATGGAAGATGAATCCTCATCCTTCATCCCTCATCCTTCATCCTTTGTTTAGAGGAGTCATTCATGGCAGACAGCAGTAAAGACATTATCATTTGTCAGGATGTCCACAAGTGGTTTGATCGTTTGCACGTGCTCAAAGGCATCAACATCACCGTCAAGCAGGGCGAAGTGCTCGTGATTTTCGGACCCTCCGGTTCCGGCAAGTCTACGTTCATTCGCACGATCAACCGGCTCGAAGAACATCAGCGCGGCACGATCATCGTGGACGGCATTCAACTGACGAACGACGTGCGGAACATTCACGCGATTCGCACCGAGATCGGCATGGTGTTTCAATCGTTCAACCTGTTTCCGCACCTGACCGTGATGGACAATATCACGCTTGCGCCGATGTGGGTCCGCAAATGGTCGCGCGAAAAAGCGGAGCAGATCGCGACGGATTTGCTCAACCGCGTCGGCATTCCGGAGCAAGCGCGCAAGTATCCGGCGCAACTCTCGGGCGGACAGCAACAGCGCGTCGCGATTGCGCGCGCGCTCGCGATGCAACCCAAGATCATGTTGTTCGACGAGCCGACGAGCGCGCTCGACCCGGAGATGATCAAGGAGGTGCTCGACGTGATGACGGAACTCGCGCAGAGCGGGATGACGATGTTGTGTGTAACACACGAGATGGGGTTTGCGCGCAACGTCGCGCACCGCATGGTGTTCTTCGATCACGGCGAGTTGATCGAGCAAGGCACACCGCAACAAATCTTTGAGAATCCGCAGCAAGACCGGACGAAATTATTCTTGTCGCAGATTTTGCACTAGCGACGAGTCCGTCGTATAATTAAAGTGAACGCTTGGCTTTGACCCGCACGAAAAATCGTAACTACGCCGGTCTGCCATAGAGAACATAGAGCACATAGAGGGAAAACAAGAATTTCTCTATGAACTCTATGCACTCTATGCACTCTATGGCGATAATGAGCACAACACCTTCGCCAAACGCGGATTCTGTTTGGCAATTTTGGAAAATTGCCCCACGATTTTGCATTCAGTTTTTGATTGGCGAAGGTATTATGAGCATGGAAGTAGTCACGAAAAAACGCTGATTGCCGGAGGAAACCGGGTGATTGGCTGGGGTTCGTTTGGGTTCGGTAGTTCGCTCTCTCACGCACCTGCTCGTTGGCGCGCGAAATT
This sequence is a window from Chloroflexota bacterium. Protein-coding genes within it:
- a CDS encoding amino acid ABC transporter permease, whose translation is MTTTANTLEPPRTSVGVIGWLRKNLFSTWYNSLVTLVMGWFLYAIVSGLIGWTITSARWDVVTANIRLFMIGPYPPDQVNRVWIALTLVSALMGVTGSVWGGTLRTFAISYAAGVATLLVVAFIAFPISEGFVWLGANLALAIVGFVLGRGHTKWRTPLVGLWLASFVATLVLLQGFASVSWLPEVSTSRWGGLLLTFMLALVSIVLSFPLGVLLALGRRSALPAIRWFSIFYIELVRGVPLITILFMTQIMLPLFLPTDVRIDNVVRAMAGFTLFTAAYMAENVRGGLQAIPGGQVEAAHALGLSNMLVTLFIVLPQALRMVIPAIVGLFISLFKDTTLVLIVGLLDLLGVGRSVLAQPQFLGLQTEVYMFVAAVFFLFSYAMSFASYRLEEALGVGKR
- a CDS encoding amino acid ABC transporter ATP-binding protein; the encoded protein is MADSSKDIIICQDVHKWFDRLHVLKGINITVKQGEVLVIFGPSGSGKSTFIRTINRLEEHQRGTIIVDGIQLTNDVRNIHAIRTEIGMVFQSFNLFPHLTVMDNITLAPMWVRKWSREKAEQIATDLLNRVGIPEQARKYPAQLSGGQQQRVAIARALAMQPKIMLFDEPTSALDPEMIKEVLDVMTELAQSGMTMLCVTHEMGFARNVAHRMVFFDHGELIEQGTPQQIFENPQQDRTKLFLSQILH